A region of Paraburkholderia largidicola DNA encodes the following proteins:
- a CDS encoding (2Fe-2S)-binding protein, translated as MIVCVCKSVSDRKIRATIAEGVDSFDELQFELGVAMCCGKCEESVRDVMAQSGVCASRCGVEHHTQAAPLTFYERKAA; from the coding sequence ATGATTGTCTGCGTGTGCAAGTCAGTGTCCGACCGGAAAATCCGTGCAACGATCGCCGAGGGCGTCGATTCATTCGACGAACTCCAGTTCGAGCTGGGCGTCGCCATGTGCTGCGGCAAGTGCGAAGAGTCCGTGCGGGATGTAATGGCGCAAAGCGGCGTCTGCGCGAGCCGTTGTGGTGTCGAGCACCACACGCAAGCTGCACCGCTGACGTTCTACGAACGCAAGGCAGCCTGA
- a CDS encoding energy transducer TonB, whose amino-acid sequence MQATPSLPTGLAPDASARINPRIATVTGIVIGLHVIALAIAFTVRTVTPLPVETPRTITAELLPPPAPAAAPVAIESAPPPPKPVPVQKVKPKVQPRPTPTPKPTPTPMPVAQAPSQHEISAPEPAPPAPPAPAAPAAPAAPAAKPVMSITAPKDASHLNCSIVEPTYPAMSRRRGETGRAVVQFILSASGRIENVELKKSSGSDRLDQAALDAIRSSSCKPYLVDGEPTRVPAVQPFDFSLNN is encoded by the coding sequence ATGCAGGCCACGCCTTCCCTCCCAACCGGCCTCGCGCCGGACGCTTCCGCCCGAATCAACCCGCGTATCGCCACGGTGACGGGTATCGTCATCGGACTTCACGTTATCGCGCTCGCTATTGCGTTCACGGTGCGTACGGTCACGCCTTTGCCGGTCGAAACGCCACGTACGATCACCGCGGAACTGTTGCCGCCGCCGGCGCCAGCCGCCGCGCCTGTTGCGATCGAATCGGCCCCGCCACCGCCGAAGCCCGTCCCCGTGCAGAAGGTCAAGCCGAAGGTGCAGCCGCGCCCGACGCCGACGCCAAAGCCCACGCCGACTCCGATGCCCGTCGCGCAAGCGCCGTCGCAGCACGAGATCAGCGCGCCCGAGCCGGCTCCGCCCGCGCCGCCGGCACCTGCTGCGCCCGCGGCACCGGCCGCGCCCGCCGCGAAGCCGGTGATGTCGATCACAGCACCGAAAGACGCGTCGCACCTGAACTGCAGCATCGTCGAACCGACTTATCCGGCGATGTCGCGCCGTCGCGGCGAAACGGGCCGCGCGGTCGTGCAGTTCATTCTGTCGGCGTCGGGCCGGATCGAAAACGTCGAACTGAAGAAGAGCAGCGGCTCCGATCGCCTCGATCAGGCCGCGCTCGATGCGATTCGCTCGAGCTCGTGCAAACCCTATCTGGTGGACGGCGAGCCGACTCGCGTACCCGCCGTCCAGCCGTTCGATTTCAGCCTGAACAATTGA
- a CDS encoding MotA/TolQ/ExbB proton channel family protein yields the protein MQNYGIAHVWAQGDFVTRGIAVTLLIMSVLSWSVIVVKSWNVMRLNRLTKNAEKAFWHSDDFADGMKKLGRDTSSPAENPFLALALSGQEAADHHHQTQPHLHDRMDVSDWVTRCLKDTMDESVARMQSGLAVLASIGSTAPFVGLFGTVWGIYHALLSIGAAGQSSIDQVAGPVGEALIMTAFGLFVAIPAVLGYNALTRANKGIVSKLSRFAHGLHAFFVTGARLSSSKRGDGLRLATRAN from the coding sequence ATGCAGAACTACGGTATTGCCCACGTCTGGGCACAAGGGGATTTCGTCACGCGTGGTATCGCGGTGACGTTGCTGATCATGTCGGTGCTGTCGTGGAGCGTGATCGTCGTCAAGAGCTGGAACGTGATGCGCCTGAACCGCCTGACGAAGAACGCTGAAAAGGCTTTCTGGCATTCGGACGATTTCGCCGATGGCATGAAGAAGCTCGGCCGCGACACGTCGTCGCCGGCTGAAAACCCGTTCCTCGCGCTCGCGCTGTCGGGCCAGGAAGCCGCCGATCACCATCATCAGACGCAGCCGCATCTGCACGACCGCATGGACGTGTCGGACTGGGTCACGCGCTGCCTGAAGGACACGATGGACGAAAGCGTCGCGCGCATGCAGAGCGGCCTCGCGGTGCTGGCGTCGATCGGCAGCACGGCGCCGTTCGTCGGCCTGTTCGGCACGGTGTGGGGCATTTATCACGCGCTGCTGTCGATCGGCGCGGCAGGCCAGTCGTCGATCGATCAGGTCGCCGGCCCGGTTGGCGAAGCGCTCATCATGACGGCCTTCGGTCTGTTCGTCGCGATTCCCGCTGTGCTCGGCTATAACGCACTGACGCGCGCCAACAAGGGCATCGTCAGCAAGCTGAGCCGCTTTGCTCACGGTCTGCATGCGTTCTTCGTGACGGGCGCACGCCTGTCGTCGTCGAAGCGCGGCGATGGTCTTCGGCTCGCGACCCGCGCCAACTAA
- a CDS encoding ExbD/TolR family protein yields the protein MAMSPFAGDDDDGLMNEINMTPLVDVMLVLLIVFMVTIPVIRHAVKIDLPHASSQKEDTKPAQVTIAIDADGNLMWDEQKISDDMLQAKIAAAAQQEPQPELHLSADRKVAYEKVAQVMSAAQAGGLTKIGFVTEPKAK from the coding sequence ATGGCAATGAGCCCTTTCGCCGGCGACGATGACGACGGCCTCATGAATGAAATCAACATGACGCCGCTCGTCGACGTCATGCTGGTGCTCCTGATCGTGTTCATGGTGACGATCCCCGTGATCCGCCATGCGGTGAAGATCGACCTGCCGCACGCGAGCAGCCAGAAGGAAGACACCAAGCCTGCGCAGGTGACGATTGCGATCGACGCCGACGGCAACCTGATGTGGGACGAACAGAAAATCTCCGACGACATGCTGCAGGCGAAGATCGCCGCCGCTGCGCAGCAGGAGCCGCAGCCTGAACTGCATCTGAGCGCGGACCGCAAGGTCGCGTATGAAAAGGTCGCGCAGGTGATGTCGGCTGCGCAGGCGGGCGGCCTGACGAAGATCGGTTTCGTCACGGAGCCGAAGGCGAAATAA
- a CDS encoding LysR family transcriptional regulator, translating to MKIDSHNLNDLMYFSQVVEHGGFSAAERVLGISKSRLSRRLTELEASLGVRLLQRSTRKLALTEAGQLFYQHCQAMLSEAQAAVNVVQQLRSSPRGTVRVSVPVTISQTIMSQIMPEFMHRFPEVRVVMRVTNRVVDLFEDSIDVALRVRSEPPENANIVVRPLWRTQQMLVGAPSLLSQNAPPLEPGDLKRFETLDVPTGDGRHVYNLIAPDGTRHAHDHEPRLVTADLMMILEAALAGVGIAALPEMMYGAALRSGRLSPVMPGWTLPSPQLYAVFLSRQGMVPAVRTFVDYLVEMLDPDTGKHIQQECPEREAKNLRLKAAVA from the coding sequence ATGAAGATCGATTCGCATAACCTGAATGACCTGATGTACTTTTCGCAGGTCGTCGAACATGGCGGGTTTTCCGCCGCCGAACGCGTGCTCGGCATTTCGAAGTCGCGCCTGTCGCGCCGGCTGACGGAGCTGGAGGCGTCGCTGGGTGTGCGTCTCCTGCAGCGCTCGACGCGCAAGCTCGCGCTGACGGAAGCAGGGCAACTGTTCTACCAGCACTGTCAGGCGATGCTGTCGGAGGCACAGGCGGCCGTCAACGTCGTGCAGCAGTTGCGCTCGTCGCCGCGCGGCACGGTGCGCGTGAGTGTGCCCGTGACGATCTCGCAGACCATCATGTCGCAGATCATGCCGGAGTTCATGCATCGTTTTCCGGAAGTGCGTGTCGTGATGCGCGTGACGAACCGCGTGGTCGATCTGTTCGAAGATTCGATCGACGTCGCGCTGCGCGTGCGTTCGGAGCCGCCCGAGAACGCGAATATCGTCGTGCGACCGTTGTGGCGCACGCAGCAGATGCTGGTCGGCGCGCCGAGCCTGCTCAGCCAGAACGCGCCGCCGCTCGAGCCCGGCGATCTGAAGCGCTTCGAGACGCTCGACGTGCCCACGGGCGACGGCCGCCATGTCTACAACCTGATCGCGCCCGACGGCACGCGCCACGCGCACGACCATGAGCCGCGCCTCGTCACGGCCGACCTGATGATGATCCTGGAAGCAGCGCTCGCGGGCGTCGGCATCGCGGCGCTGCCGGAAATGATGTACGGCGCCGCGCTTCGAAGTGGACGGCTGTCACCCGTGATGCCGGGATGGACGCTGCCGTCGCCGCAGTTGTATGCCGTTTTTCTGTCGCGGCAGGGCATGGTGCCGGCGGTGCGGACCTTCGTCGATTATCTCGTCGAGATGCTCGATCCCGACACCGGCAAGCATATCCAGCAGGAATGCCCGGAGCGCGAAGCGAAGAATCTGCGGCTGAAAGCGGCCGTGGCGTGA
- a CDS encoding pirin family protein yields the protein MSATRTIERTYPSVRTVEGGGFVVHRPFPTRMLMDFDPFLLLDEMGPIDYAPGEAKGAPDHPHRGFETVTYVLEGQFGHKDSAGHSGTLRAGDVQWMTAGAGVVHSEMPDPSFIATGGRVHGLQLWVNLPKRDKMIAPRYQEMPSAGIPVATSADGKVRVKVIAGEALGVKAAIETRTPILYQHFTLQPGAQLVHPVPRDYRVFAYGLSGKGLYSDERLEIDAQQMIVFDNDGDTVTIAAGAEPLDVLLFGGVPLNEPVVRYGPFVMNTEDEIRQAVIDYQAGRMGQITH from the coding sequence ATGAGCGCGACCCGCACGATCGAACGCACGTATCCTTCCGTACGCACGGTTGAAGGCGGCGGTTTCGTCGTCCACCGCCCGTTTCCGACCCGCATGCTGATGGATTTCGACCCGTTTCTGCTGCTGGACGAAATGGGCCCCATCGACTACGCGCCCGGCGAGGCGAAAGGCGCGCCGGATCATCCGCATCGCGGCTTTGAAACGGTCACGTACGTGCTCGAAGGGCAATTTGGTCACAAGGATTCGGCGGGCCACTCGGGCACGCTGCGCGCAGGGGACGTCCAATGGATGACGGCAGGCGCGGGCGTCGTGCATAGCGAAATGCCCGATCCTTCTTTCATCGCGACGGGTGGACGCGTGCACGGCCTGCAACTGTGGGTGAACCTGCCGAAGCGCGACAAGATGATCGCGCCCCGCTACCAGGAAATGCCGTCTGCGGGCATTCCCGTCGCGACCTCCGCCGACGGCAAGGTGCGCGTGAAAGTGATCGCTGGCGAAGCGCTCGGCGTGAAGGCGGCGATCGAAACGCGCACGCCGATTCTCTATCAGCATTTCACGCTGCAACCGGGCGCGCAGCTGGTGCATCCCGTGCCGCGCGACTATCGCGTGTTCGCTTACGGGCTGTCGGGAAAAGGCCTGTATAGCGACGAGCGGCTCGAAATCGACGCGCAGCAGATGATCGTGTTCGACAACGACGGCGACACGGTGACGATCGCCGCCGGCGCTGAACCGCTCGACGTGCTGCTGTTCGGTGGCGTGCCGCTGAACGAGCCTGTCGTCCGTTACGGCCCGTTTGTGATGAATACGGAAGACGAAATCCGTCAGGCTGTGATCGATTATCAGGCCGGCCGCATGGGACAGATCACGCACTAG
- a CDS encoding OsmC family protein, giving the protein MADTKVTAHIGSTDFQVLFDDGTHTWLADEPESLGGGDRGPTPNSLLLSSLGACTSITLKMYAQRKGWPLEEVRVTLSMQKEGDGTAIDRQIVLTGNLSDEQQERLLQIANACPVHKILSNPISIRTGLAVA; this is encoded by the coding sequence ATGGCAGACACGAAGGTCACCGCACACATCGGCTCGACGGATTTCCAGGTGCTGTTCGACGATGGCACCCACACGTGGCTCGCCGACGAACCCGAGTCGCTGGGCGGCGGCGATCGCGGCCCGACGCCGAACTCCCTGCTGCTGTCGAGCCTCGGGGCCTGCACGTCGATTACGCTGAAGATGTACGCGCAGCGCAAAGGGTGGCCGCTCGAAGAAGTGCGCGTGACGCTGTCGATGCAAAAAGAAGGCGACGGCACGGCGATCGACCGCCAGATCGTCCTGACGGGCAATCTGTCGGACGAACAGCAGGAACGACTCCTGCAAATCGCCAATGCATGTCCCGTGCACAAGATCCTGAGCAATCCGATCTCGATCCGCACGGGCCTGGCCGTCGCCTGA
- a CDS encoding SRPBCC family protein, with the protein MNFEHLIQINDPLNPLVETLTREQLWEGLVLRAEQPQLFVMGLDSCSILSRTDSTMERELHYGHATVRDHVTLTPQKSVRYDISATADYVGGSLTMTIEQPDDLQLFLRFEYRTSLPSADENGDPDAHQTEEIVKSAYRESDIDTVRLIRQYVSARNTPDQLH; encoded by the coding sequence TTGAACTTCGAACATCTCATTCAGATCAACGATCCGCTCAACCCGCTCGTCGAAACGCTGACGCGCGAGCAACTGTGGGAAGGGCTCGTGCTGCGCGCGGAGCAGCCGCAGCTATTCGTGATGGGCCTCGACAGCTGCTCGATCCTGTCGCGCACCGACAGCACGATGGAGCGCGAGCTGCACTATGGCCACGCGACGGTGCGCGATCACGTCACGCTCACGCCGCAAAAAAGCGTGCGCTACGACATCAGCGCGACAGCCGATTACGTCGGCGGCTCGCTGACGATGACCATCGAGCAGCCCGACGATCTGCAGCTTTTCCTGCGCTTCGAGTACAGGACAAGTCTGCCGTCCGCTGACGAAAACGGCGACCCGGACGCGCATCAAACGGAAGAGATCGTGAAATCGGCGTATCGCGAGTCGGACATCGATACGGTCCGCCTGATCCGCCAGTACGTCAGCGCGCGCAATACGCCTGACCAGTTGCACTAG
- the hemP gene encoding hemin uptake protein HemP, producing the protein MTNMTRSSTLSLRRPAAAALTTSRPAKSVTTAPAERQAANGNNAAPAAETSDRVLRSDALLQGRSHVSIMHNGETYQLRATRLGKLILTK; encoded by the coding sequence ATGACGAACATGACACGCTCTTCCACGCTTAGCCTGCGCCGCCCCGCGGCCGCGGCACTGACGACCAGTCGTCCCGCCAAATCCGTGACGACGGCGCCTGCGGAACGTCAAGCAGCTAACGGGAATAACGCTGCGCCGGCTGCAGAAACGTCGGACCGCGTGCTGCGCAGCGATGCGCTGCTCCAAGGCCGCAGCCATGTGAGCATCATGCACAACGGCGAGACGTATCAGTTGCGCGCCACGCGACTGGGCAAACTGATTCTGACGAAGTAA
- a CDS encoding GlcG/HbpS family heme-binding protein, with the protein MRTKPVLTDEDVSKMAAAAQAHAAANHWTVTIAILDDGGHLLHLHRMDGAAPGTVDMATAKGRTAALGRRETKVYEDVIKQGRIAFLSAPLAAFVEGGVPIVVEGETVGAIGVSGVKSEQDTAIARAAIASLELH; encoded by the coding sequence GTGAGAACCAAACCCGTATTGACTGACGAAGACGTCAGCAAGATGGCCGCCGCGGCGCAAGCGCATGCGGCGGCGAATCACTGGACCGTGACGATCGCGATTCTCGACGACGGCGGTCATCTCCTGCATCTGCACCGAATGGATGGCGCGGCACCCGGCACGGTCGACATGGCGACCGCGAAAGGGCGCACCGCCGCGCTCGGGCGCCGCGAAACCAAGGTCTACGAGGACGTCATCAAGCAGGGGCGCATCGCGTTTCTGAGTGCGCCGCTCGCGGCGTTCGTCGAAGGCGGCGTGCCCATCGTCGTGGAAGGTGAGACGGTAGGCGCGATCGGCGTGTCGGGCGTGAAATCGGAGCAGGACACGGCGATTGCGCGCGCGGCCATTGCCTCACTCGAACTGCACTGA
- a CDS encoding 4Fe-4S binding protein, producing the protein MTAAVANRRSRLAEAGNWMQRHGAAIRGIQWVVVAVYAFLILVPAFTELPGDTAHLWNNLTLAAQFVFWGIWWPFVLLSMVMLGRVWCGVLCPEGALAEFASKYGRGWAIPRWMRWGGWPFVAFGLTTIYGQMVSVYQYPKAVLLVLGGSTFAAMIIGLLYGREKRVWCKYLCPVNGVFSLLARLAPFHYKVDEDAWRRSYKEGEHGHRVIPINCAPLVPLRKMEGAAACHMCGRCSGHRDAIALTWRKPSTEVVNLGDKQASAWDTALILYGLLGIAIGAFHWTGSPWFIDIKQSLATWLVDHDIMWPLDTNAPWFLFTHYPEQNDVFSWLDGTMIIAYILATGVVYGTVLLALLAGATRALGRFDRTRLHHLAQALIPIAGTGVFLGLSATTLSLLKAEHVPLDWASDVRIAILVISNAWSAWLAWLVTRRYTERIFLRAWSVVWFMAALAVVDSAWWLMFWYWPAH; encoded by the coding sequence ATGACGGCGGCAGTTGCAAATCGCCGCAGCCGGCTCGCCGAAGCCGGTAACTGGATGCAGCGCCACGGCGCTGCCATCCGCGGTATCCAGTGGGTCGTCGTTGCCGTCTACGCGTTTCTGATTCTTGTACCCGCGTTCACCGAACTGCCGGGCGACACCGCGCATCTGTGGAACAACCTGACGCTTGCTGCACAGTTCGTGTTCTGGGGCATCTGGTGGCCGTTCGTGCTGCTGTCGATGGTGATGCTCGGGCGCGTCTGGTGCGGCGTGCTGTGTCCCGAAGGGGCGCTCGCGGAGTTCGCGAGCAAATACGGACGAGGCTGGGCGATCCCGCGCTGGATGCGATGGGGCGGCTGGCCATTCGTCGCTTTCGGTCTGACGACGATCTACGGCCAGATGGTCAGCGTCTATCAGTATCCAAAAGCGGTTTTGCTGGTGCTGGGCGGATCGACCTTCGCCGCGATGATCATCGGGTTGTTATACGGTCGAGAGAAGCGCGTCTGGTGTAAATACCTGTGCCCCGTCAACGGGGTTTTTTCGCTTTTGGCGCGCCTCGCGCCGTTCCACTACAAGGTGGACGAAGACGCGTGGCGCCGGTCGTACAAGGAAGGCGAACACGGTCACCGTGTGATCCCCATCAACTGCGCGCCGCTCGTGCCGCTGCGCAAGATGGAAGGCGCCGCCGCCTGCCATATGTGTGGCCGCTGCAGCGGGCACCGCGATGCGATCGCGCTGACGTGGCGCAAGCCGTCGACGGAAGTGGTGAATCTCGGCGACAAACAGGCAAGCGCCTGGGACACCGCGCTGATCCTCTACGGTCTGCTCGGCATCGCGATTGGCGCGTTCCACTGGACGGGCTCGCCGTGGTTCATCGATATCAAGCAGTCGCTCGCGACATGGCTCGTCGATCACGACATCATGTGGCCGCTCGACACGAACGCGCCGTGGTTCCTGTTCACGCATTATCCGGAACAGAACGACGTGTTCTCTTGGCTCGACGGCACGATGATCATCGCCTACATTCTCGCGACGGGCGTGGTCTACGGCACGGTGCTGCTCGCGCTGCTGGCGGGCGCGACGCGCGCGCTGGGTCGCTTCGACAGAACGCGCCTGCATCATCTGGCGCAGGCGCTGATTCCGATTGCGGGCACGGGCGTGTTCCTCGGTCTGTCGGCGACCACATTGTCGCTGCTGAAGGCCGAACATGTGCCGCTCGATTGGGCGTCGGACGTGCGCATCGCCATTCTCGTGATTTCGAACGCGTGGAGCGCATGGCTCGCGTGGCTCGTGACGCGCCGCTACACGGAACGGATTTTCCTGCGCGCGTGGTCGGTGGTATGGTTCATGGCAGCACTGGCCGTCGTCGATAGCGCGTGGTGGCTGATGTTCTGGTACTGGCCGGCACATTGA
- a CDS encoding FTR1 family iron permease yields the protein MGQVVFIVWRESVEALLVVGILYAWLKNGDEQARHGLPYLWAGVATGILAAIGLGAALVGFTEVLSGDAQDYFQTAMVLIACVLIVQMVIWMKSHGRTLKRDMEKSLQKSTQSANWWGVAVLVALAIAREGSETVIFLYGLGFGQSGHVGMDQVLAVLLGLGLAFVTFYLLQLGGKIFSWRLFFRVTEIMLLFLGAGLFQTGVDKLIDKEILPTIADRIWNTSMILDDSSTFGSLIATLTGYRAHPALMNLITYALYWVVVWYLIRRSKRVPAQQAAGRAA from the coding sequence ATGGGTCAGGTAGTGTTCATCGTTTGGCGGGAAAGCGTCGAGGCGCTGCTCGTGGTCGGCATTCTGTATGCGTGGCTGAAGAATGGCGACGAACAGGCGCGTCACGGTCTGCCGTATCTGTGGGCGGGCGTCGCCACGGGCATTCTGGCTGCGATCGGCCTGGGCGCGGCGCTGGTCGGGTTCACCGAGGTGCTGTCCGGTGATGCACAGGATTATTTCCAGACCGCGATGGTGCTGATCGCGTGCGTGCTGATCGTGCAGATGGTGATCTGGATGAAGTCTCACGGGCGCACGCTCAAACGCGACATGGAAAAGTCGCTGCAGAAGAGCACGCAGAGCGCGAACTGGTGGGGCGTTGCCGTGCTGGTCGCGCTGGCCATCGCGCGTGAAGGTAGCGAGACGGTGATCTTCCTGTACGGCCTCGGCTTCGGCCAGTCGGGCCACGTCGGCATGGACCAGGTTCTTGCCGTGCTGCTGGGCCTCGGCCTCGCGTTCGTCACGTTCTACCTGCTGCAACTGGGCGGCAAGATCTTCTCGTGGCGGCTGTTCTTCCGCGTCACGGAAATCATGCTGCTGTTCCTCGGCGCAGGCCTGTTCCAGACGGGCGTCGACAAGCTGATCGACAAGGAAATCCTGCCGACCATCGCCGACCGCATCTGGAACACGTCGATGATTCTCGACGACTCGAGCACGTTCGGCTCGCTGATCGCGACGCTGACGGGTTATCGCGCGCATCCGGCGCTGATGAACCTGATCACGTACGCGCTGTACTGGGTCGTCGTGTGGTATCTGATTCGCCGTTCGAAGCGCGTTCCCGCGCAACAGGCGGCAGGGCGCGCGGCATGA
- a CDS encoding cupredoxin domain-containing protein produces the protein MRVNKRIAVLAMAASFFGVAHAAEEAVTFKLEMTDGKLTPARIEVPAGKRIRIEVKNTGKGAAEFESVELRKEKVLAPGAESVVVIAPLDPGTYKFFDDFHQQAQGVIVAK, from the coding sequence ATGAGAGTGAACAAGAGGATTGCCGTTCTCGCGATGGCGGCATCGTTCTTCGGCGTAGCGCACGCCGCCGAGGAAGCCGTGACGTTCAAGCTCGAAATGACGGATGGCAAGCTGACGCCGGCGCGTATCGAAGTGCCCGCGGGCAAGCGTATCCGGATCGAAGTGAAGAACACGGGCAAGGGCGCGGCGGAATTCGAAAGCGTCGAACTGCGCAAGGAAAAGGTTCTGGCGCCGGGCGCGGAATCGGTGGTCGTGATCGCGCCGCTCGATCCCGGCACCTATAAGTTCTTTGACGATTTCCATCAGCAGGCGCAGGGCGTGATCGTCGCCAAATGA